The Amblyomma americanum isolate KBUSLIRL-KWMA chromosome 6, ASM5285725v1, whole genome shotgun sequence genome has a window encoding:
- the LOC144095477 gene encoding uncharacterized protein LOC144095477, with product MSSHGAAIAAVAGRGNKFASDADKDYEIVLPTLPTGRVVLNTVFLHGDVRARPYRVEDFRDALANAGALPDVVALGAYQINHVWAVTFSTADAAKKLAATKELEVKGRRCIVFDPEDHQVKLRLHWMLHGVADEDIRTAFAAFGNVTEVTRERWRVAGMKEKGSTTRTVLLKLKPGVKVDDLPHQVRVAGELALVVVPGRPMQCLRCGGTGHVRRDCKVPRCSKCRRYGHSEADCVRTYASATGHVAASVSTELMDVVEAEEAASGADDTGKAEGVAVQPVVASSNTDTAVAQESGSPATDPSSTPVETPKDGASSSVHVERKAASESHDEKDSRMNVGVTTPAKRPHAETKADGEKAAEPSVGEPPAKTPQARRAGLRPRPKVPAEKRGGDKAPPDQEHVLAPDDTGGDGIV from the coding sequence tcccacggagcggcgatagcggccgtTGCCGGCCGCGGAAACAAGTTTGCCAGCGACGCTGATAAGGATTACGAGATCGTCCTGCCTACTctgcctaccggacgtgtggttttaaacacGGTTTTTCTGCACGGGGACGTGCGTGCGAGACCCTACAGGGTCGAAGACTTCAGAgacgccctcgccaacgctggtgcgctccccgacgtcgtggcgttgggggcgtaccagATAAACCACGTGTGGGCGGTGACCTTCAGCACCGCTGACGCCGCAAAGAAACTGGCCGCCACGAAGGAGCTGGAAGTCAAGGGACGCCGCTGCATTGTTTTCGATCCAGAAGACCACCAGGTAAAGCTGCGCCTCCACTGGATGCTTCACGGCGTCGCCGACGAGGACATCCGTACGGCATTCGCGGCGTTCGGCAACGTGACCGAGGTCACccgggagcgttggcgcgtcgCCGGCATGAAGGAGAAGGGGTCCACCACGAGGACCGTGCTTCTGAAACTGAAGCCAGGTGTGAAGGTGGACGACCTGCCCCACCAGGTACGAGTCGCTGGCGAGTTGGCTCTCGTGGTGGTTCCCGGGCGGCCGATGCAGTGCCTTCGTTGCGGCGGCACGGGGCACGTTCGCCGCGATTGCAAGgtgcccaggtgttcgaaatgccGGCGCTATGGACACTCGGAGGCTGACTGCGTTCGTACCTACGCGTCGGCCACCGGGCATGTAGCAGCGAGCGTCTCCACAGAACTGATGGACGTCGTCGAAGCAGAGGAGGCAGCGAGCGGTGCCGACGACACGGGCAAAGCGGAgggggtggcggtgcagccagtTGTTGCGAGTAGCAACACCGACACGGCTGTGGCTCAGGAGAGCGGGTCGCCAGCTACTGACCCATCTTCGACGCCTGTGGAAACGCCCAAAGATGGAGCGAGCTCGTCCGTGCACGTGGAACGGAAGGCCGCCAGCGAGAGCCACGACGAAAAGGACTCCCGCATGAACGTCGGCGTGACTACACCTGCGAAGCGGCcacacgccgagaccaaggccgaCGGGGAGAAGGCAGCGGAGCCCAGCGTCGGGGAACCGCCGGCAAAGACGCCCCAAGCACGACGGGCCGGTCTGAGACCGCGCCCAAAAGTTCCGGCTGAGAAGCGTGGCGGCGACAAGGCGCCTCCTGACCAGGAGCACGTGCTCGCGCCGGATGACACCGGCGGCGACGGCATCGTCTAG